In a single window of the Campylobacter iguaniorum genome:
- a CDS encoding YebC/PmpR family DNA-binding transcriptional regulator codes for MGRAFEYRRASKEARWDKMSKLFPKLGKAITVAAKEGGTDPEMNPKLRTAIATAKAQNMPKDNIDAAIKRANGKDSSDIKTIFYDGKAAHGVQIVVETATDNPTRTVANVKAIFSKNGGEMLPSGSLNFMFSRKAVFEVAKPNRDIEELELELIDAGLSDLEEGDDSLVIYGDYTSFGTLNEGIEQAGLEIKKGSLQFIPNSTVSLDEAALGELERLLDKLEDDDDVQAVYTNIE; via the coding sequence ATGGGACGAGCATTTGAATATAGACGCGCTTCAAAAGAGGCTCGTTGGGATAAGATGAGTAAGCTTTTTCCAAAATTAGGAAAAGCAATAACAGTAGCCGCAAAAGAGGGTGGCACGGATCCTGAAATGAATCCAAAACTCCGCACTGCCATAGCTACAGCAAAAGCTCAAAATATGCCAAAAGACAATATTGATGCAGCTATAAAAAGAGCAAATGGCAAAGATAGCAGCGATATCAAGACTATTTTTTATGACGGCAAGGCAGCTCACGGGGTGCAAATAGTAGTAGAAACTGCTACTGATAATCCTACAAGAACAGTTGCAAATGTCAAAGCTATATTTAGCAAAAACGGTGGCGAAATGCTGCCAAGTGGAAGCTTAAATTTCATGTTTAGCAGAAAAGCAGTTTTTGAAGTAGCAAAACCAAATAGAGATATCGAAGAGCTTGAGCTTGAGCTAATCGATGCTGGATTAAGCGACCTTGAAGAAGGCGATGACAGCCTTGTGATTTATGGAGATTATACTAGCTTTGGTACGCTCAATGAGGGAATCGAACAAGCTGGACTTGAGATAAAAAAAGGTAGCTTGCAATTTATCCCAAACTCAACTGTAAGCCTAGACGAAGCAGCTTTGGGCGAGCTTGAGAGACTTCTTGATAAGCTTGAAGATGATGACGATGTCCAAGCAGTTTATACAAATATCGAATAA
- a CDS encoding sensor histidine kinase has protein sequence MKVSGLYHKIFLRIEEFKVYIFIFAFTAIFLAVTFVNLNQVKVEVTQVGENYRKNLTSILSNYMNEWIISRSKVIDTYSVLISNITSDANHSNDELLKMIKEMADKTNLFDVIQIYFENDKFLISNNVEITDKDELESIKNLEWYKTTKNSPHPTVTVVEKHKALNKKTINICSTITENGKFDGIICGVIGADNVLTRIGNIDINIVRDLFLIDKNNDIIASIDNSDELPKILKNIDTNFINLEINKNNITVSIAKTNTKEWAVGTAIDESNLISQSLDAVAKTIARVMTLFVVLVIFANALHTYLYRKIKRKKDDYELILTHKLKMIETAELIGVISHQLVQPINSTKLVLSSILQLKNEDKISKEDEIEYINLCLKSMEHLNDTVQNFKNFYKFDPLHSKFSVLGAIQSLISILHVTFANDNVSVKIKDFEDFEIVSSRNLFLQVLLVLLQNSKEAIVLEHAKYAQRQVIIEITKDNEFAYIRVCDYGGGIKEQIANKIFSTLKTSQKEEGSGIGLYFAKKIAIEKLHGDLILKNLKNPTIFELRIKI, from the coding sequence TTGAAAGTTTCTGGTTTGTATCATAAAATTTTTCTTCGCATAGAAGAGTTCAAAGTTTATATTTTTATATTTGCATTTACGGCTATTTTTCTGGCTGTAACTTTTGTAAATTTAAATCAAGTAAAAGTAGAAGTCACTCAAGTCGGCGAAAATTACAGAAAAAACCTCACTAGCATACTTTCAAACTACATGAACGAGTGGATAATTTCACGCTCAAAAGTTATAGATACATACTCAGTTTTGATCTCAAATATCACTTCAGATGCAAATCACTCTAACGATGAGCTATTAAAAATGATAAAAGAGATGGCAGATAAGACAAATTTGTTTGATGTCATACAAATTTATTTTGAAAATGATAAATTTCTTATAAGCAATAATGTAGAAATCACAGATAAAGATGAGCTAGAAAGCATAAAAAATCTTGAGTGGTATAAAACAACCAAAAATAGCCCACACCCGACAGTAACCGTAGTAGAAAAACACAAAGCCCTAAACAAAAAAACGATAAATATATGCTCGACTATTACTGAAAACGGTAAATTTGATGGCATTATTTGTGGCGTCATCGGCGCAGATAATGTCCTTACAAGAATAGGAAATATCGATATAAATATAGTAAGAGATCTGTTTTTGATAGATAAAAACAACGATATAATCGCTTCTATTGATAATAGTGATGAGCTTCCTAAAATCCTAAAAAACATCGACACTAATTTTATAAATTTAGAAATAAATAAAAACAACATAACAGTAAGCATCGCAAAAACAAATACAAAAGAGTGGGCAGTAGGAACTGCTATAGATGAGTCAAATTTGATATCTCAAAGCCTAGACGCTGTTGCTAAAACCATAGCAAGGGTGATGACATTGTTTGTGGTGCTTGTGATATTTGCAAATGCCTTGCATACGTATTTGTATAGAAAAATAAAAAGAAAAAAAGATGATTATGAGCTTATCTTGACTCACAAGCTAAAGATGATAGAAACAGCCGAACTCATAGGCGTCATAAGTCATCAATTAGTCCAGCCTATAAACTCAACAAAACTTGTTCTAAGCTCAATCTTGCAACTAAAAAATGAAGATAAAATATCAAAAGAAGATGAGATAGAATATATCAATCTTTGTTTAAAATCTATGGAGCACTTAAACGACACAGTTCAAAACTTTAAAAACTTTTATAAATTTGATCCACTTCATAGCAAATTTAGCGTCCTTGGGGCTATACAAAGCTTGATAAGTATCTTGCACGTGACATTTGCAAATGATAATGTGAGTGTAAAAATCAAAGATTTTGAGGATTTTGAGATCGTGAGTAGCAGAAATTTGTTTTTGCAAGTTTTGCTTGTGTTGCTTCAAAACTCAAAAGAAGCCATAGTCTTAGAACACGCAAAATACGCACAAAGACAAGTGATAATAGAAATTACAAAAGATAATGAATTTGCCTATATTAGAGTTTGTGATTATGGTGGTGGTATAAAAGAACAGATCGCAAACAAGATATTTTCTACTCTAAAAACCAGCCAAAAAGAAGAAGGAAGCGGAATAGGGCTATATTTTGCCAAAAAAATAGCCATAGAAAAGCTACATGGAGATTTGATTTTGAAAAATTTAAAAAACCCAACTATATTTGAGTTAAGGATAAAAATATGA
- the dsbI gene encoding protein-disulfide oxidoreductase DsbI, which translates to MKHIQSLQDERAIWLFMSVIMGGLVVLAHSFFQNYLYMPPCEQCVYIRFSMSVMAIGGLIAAINPKKVILKLAGYIFGFYGAITGIMYCLRLNAVHIAVHAGNPFGVKGCSSFPTFPFNLPLDSWLPGLFKPTGDCGFDNPLVPDGVSLSSIQAWFVDLYANGWYLLPSLEFMNMAIACLIVYAIAIILLGVMFFSWIIRLKK; encoded by the coding sequence ATGAAACATATTCAGTCTTTGCAAGATGAAAGAGCGATTTGGCTTTTTATGAGCGTTATTATGGGCGGGCTTGTTGTGCTGGCTCATAGCTTTTTCCAAAATTATTTGTATATGCCACCTTGCGAACAGTGCGTTTATATCAGATTTTCTATGAGTGTAATGGCAATTGGCGGGCTAATCGCAGCCATAAATCCCAAAAAAGTTATATTAAAATTAGCTGGGTATATCTTTGGATTTTATGGAGCTATAACTGGCATAATGTACTGTCTAAGGCTAAATGCGGTTCATATAGCAGTTCACGCGGGCAATCCTTTTGGCGTCAAAGGCTGCTCGAGCTTCCCGACATTTCCTTTTAATTTGCCATTAGATAGCTGGTTGCCAGGTCTTTTTAAACCAACTGGAGATTGTGGATTTGACAATCCTCTTGTCCCTGATGGCGTTAGCTTATCAAGCATTCAAGCTTGGTTTGTGGATTTGTACGCTAATGGCTGGTATTTACTGCCAAGCTTGGAGTTTATGAATATGGCAATAGCTTGTTTGATAGTTTACGCAATTGCTATTATTTTGCTTGGTGTTATGTTTTTTTCTTGGATAATTAGACTAAAAAAGTAA
- a CDS encoding Crp/Fnr family transcriptional regulator, with product MKSFKFYSLLSGDNQRILDENAKFVKIEAGTELYRQGDECPNLIFLTDGRVRVVRMHESGQSILLYYFCKGEQCNVNFTSTFNAVPAVGTAIAETDLEGYKIPASIIAKMFIEDKAFQAYVFDQYAKRIEHMASLIEDIRFLGLDTRLLSFLRSQKTNVINLSHEEIAEIIGTSREVISRILKGFEKNNIVKLSRKKIELV from the coding sequence ATGAAAAGCTTTAAATTTTATTCATTGTTATCTGGAGACAATCAACGGATTTTAGATGAAAACGCTAAATTTGTTAAAATAGAAGCTGGCACTGAGCTATACAGACAAGGCGATGAATGCCCAAATTTGATATTTTTGACAGACGGAAGAGTCAGAGTAGTCAGGATGCACGAGAGCGGTCAAAGCATTTTGCTATACTATTTTTGTAAAGGTGAGCAATGCAATGTAAATTTCACAAGCACTTTCAACGCAGTCCCAGCAGTAGGAACAGCCATAGCCGAAACCGACCTTGAAGGATATAAGATACCAGCAAGCATAATAGCAAAAATGTTTATAGAAGATAAGGCATTTCAAGCTTATGTATTTGACCAATACGCAAAACGCATAGAGCACATGGCGTCTTTGATAGAAGATATAAGATTTTTGGGGCTTGATACTAGACTTCTTAGCTTTCTTAGATCACAAAAAACAAACGTTATAAATCTATCCCATGAAGAAATAGCAGAGATAATCGGAACTTCAAGAGAGGTCATAAGCAGGATTTTAAAGGGATTTGAGAAAAATAATATCGTAAAATTATCAAGAAAGAAAATAGAATTAGTTTGA
- a CDS encoding dynamin family protein: protein MSEFLNEVWGIGKLYIDFKFKRATNPQIAAIILSVNPDNYDRYISLNSFKSIFKSLELDVNEYSVQLMQVGVLNAVIALEIRLSSILEALNELAKNEIIRYQNYEFLTKFLNSLELKEAQFDASELTFHKNINTLNEIYSELISLGGLKTRLDLAYENANNSKFFIAVTGVINAGKSSTLNALMNQKILGASNIPETANLSVLTYSKEPFAKVDFWDKEAQISMNLEPKDLTSKTVAINELKNYTTAANDISKFVKEVTLGIDLEILKDGINIVDTPGLDDAVVLREELTKSYMQTSDFILHLMNASQSATKKDMSFICNTLKNGKSGGLIVVLTHVDKLSKDDLAEVLAYTRSSVQTELKEYGFDESLGEDVEYFCVSATQNIGINELKNYLYDKFFGANSPKANLIIDNYKKELLNVTQIIKDSAFDELSVLNGDAKSSSLKLDSLNLEITKLNENLEEINIELANLLKKLDYSDTNEFSSLKNIASRIKDRIISDVKYAKSKKQKVDFDRLGVICESGFNDMFVDFFRDFKHRVSKDIDSAYERLKLKLNASGDFAILDIKEYLEANMPAITYTNLKENIFELIGSNLDFELLAGKLNAKFDEFIASLELSKSLNALAIACSSEFIDMIKANLKAQKEALFAKEQEIKKSSQLLESRGKELEDQKANLEEKIERLDKIYSRISAC from the coding sequence GTGAGTGAGTTTTTAAATGAGGTTTGGGGGATAGGCAAGTTATACATTGATTTTAAGTTTAAAAGAGCCACAAATCCACAAATCGCAGCAATAATCCTAAGCGTAAATCCAGATAATTATGATAGATATATAAGTTTAAATAGTTTTAAAAGCATATTTAAAAGCTTAGAACTTGATGTCAATGAATACAGCGTCCAGCTTATGCAAGTTGGAGTTTTGAACGCAGTTATAGCTCTTGAAATCAGGCTTAGCTCTATCCTTGAAGCATTAAACGAGCTAGCCAAAAATGAAATAATTAGATATCAAAATTATGAGTTTTTGACTAAATTTTTAAATTCGCTTGAGCTAAAAGAGGCTCAGTTTGACGCTAGTGAGCTTACATTTCATAAAAATATAAACACTCTAAATGAAATTTACTCAGAGCTCATCAGTCTTGGCGGACTAAAAACAAGGCTGGATTTAGCTTATGAAAATGCAAACAATTCAAAGTTTTTCATCGCAGTAACTGGAGTTATCAACGCTGGTAAATCAAGCACCTTAAACGCCTTGATGAATCAAAAAATCTTAGGTGCGTCAAACATTCCAGAAACGGCAAATTTAAGCGTTTTGACCTACTCAAAAGAGCCTTTTGCTAAGGTGGATTTTTGGGACAAGGAAGCTCAAATCAGTATGAATCTAGAGCCAAAAGATCTGACAAGCAAAACAGTTGCAATAAATGAGCTAAAAAACTACACAACAGCTGCAAATGATATAAGTAAATTTGTAAAAGAGGTCACACTTGGCATCGATCTTGAAATACTTAAAGATGGCATAAATATCGTAGATACTCCAGGACTTGATGACGCAGTTGTTTTAAGAGAAGAGCTGACAAAATCATATATGCAAACAAGCGATTTCATACTTCATCTAATGAATGCAAGCCAAAGTGCAACCAAAAAAGATATGAGTTTCATCTGCAACACCCTTAAAAATGGCAAAAGTGGTGGGCTTATCGTGGTTTTAACTCACGTCGATAAGCTTAGCAAAGATGATCTAGCTGAGGTTTTGGCCTATACTAGATCAAGCGTGCAAACTGAGCTAAAGGAGTACGGCTTTGATGAGAGCTTGGGCGAAGATGTGGAGTATTTTTGCGTGAGTGCGACGCAAAATATCGGCATAAATGAGCTGAAAAATTATCTATATGACAAGTTTTTTGGTGCCAATTCGCCAAAGGCAAATTTAATCATTGACAACTACAAAAAAGAGCTTTTAAACGTAACTCAAATCATAAAAGATAGTGCATTTGACGAGCTTAGCGTGCTAAATGGCGACGCAAAAAGCTCAAGCCTTAAGCTTGATAGCCTAAATTTAGAAATCACAAAACTAAATGAAAATCTTGAAGAGATAAACATTGAACTTGCAAATTTACTCAAAAAACTTGATTATAGTGATACAAATGAGTTTAGCTCCCTTAAAAACATCGCTTCACGCATAAAAGATAGGATAATTAGCGATGTCAAATACGCAAAAAGCAAGAAGCAAAAGGTGGATTTTGATAGGCTTGGAGTGATTTGCGAGAGTGGATTTAACGATATGTTTGTGGATTTTTTCAGAGATTTTAAACATAGGGTTAGCAAAGACATTGATAGCGCTTATGAAAGGCTAAAACTCAAGCTAAATGCGAGTGGGGATTTTGCCATTTTAGACATCAAAGAGTATCTTGAGGCAAATATGCCAGCCATAACTTATACAAATTTGAAAGAAAATATTTTTGAGCTTATCGGGTCGAATTTGGATTTTGAGCTACTTGCTGGTAAATTAAATGCCAAATTTGATGAGTTTATCGCCTCTTTAGAGCTTTCAAAAAGCCTAAATGCCCTAGCTATCGCTTGTAGCAGCGAGTTTATTGATATGATTAAGGCAAATTTAAAAGCCCAAAAAGAAGCGTTATTTGCAAAAGAGCAAGAGATCAAAAAATCTTCCCAGCTACTAGAAAGTAGGGGCAAAGAGTTAGAGGATCAAAAGGCAAATTTGGAAGAAAAAATAGAGCGTTTGGATAAAATTTATAGTAGGATTAGCGCGTGTTAA
- a CDS encoding molybdopterin-dependent oxidoreductase: MLGAGAAVSLDATELLSPVQKVAHASNFGPFYALTQDGKIIDILPHPMDKRPTAMTKMWLDRVYSPTRIKYPCVRKSYLEGKTGHEKLRGKEEFVRVSWDEALKLVANKIKETPKENIYNATYIGWSHPGGIHSCPSLCGRFFNIAKRGAIGTAGEYSNGAAGAVNVDIIGDVEKYSLQTTHEQILQNTKTYVLWGTDLFKCNKIDTKVPSRENDLYYPKYAKSGINFISIDPIYTETAQMLNARWIKIRPNTDIALMLGMMHHLYTSGKYDKEFIAKYTDGFDTFLPYLLGKTDKIPKTPKWASKITTIDEKTIKELAELFVKDRTFLAGNWALQRAQHGEMADWCLIVLASMIGQIGLAGGGVGFSMHFGGGGQARAIVGTPAGISQGRNRVEDRIPASRISDAILNPGKKYTYKGKERVYPTVKVAYVAGCSIVGHHPDTNNIIKALRTLDTFVVQEPWWTPTAKMADIVFPACTTLERNDIAMGGVHGKNGVYAMKKAIEPLYESKSDLEIFSLLAKEFGQKVYDKFTDEKPNEMDKIKYEYDISPTAQLMSFEEFWQRGYIELPRDEKSYKFVRHAKFRSDPVANKLATISGKIQITVPKFAELKYKDFTGYPTWIEPDEWLGDKNRKYPLHLLSPHPNYRVHSQGDNTYLRAFYKINDREPVMINPNDAKKYGISHGDVVEIYNDRGRVLAGAYVSENIIEGVMALQEGAWYCPENTIDENPRCVSGHINVLTSNRPTSSMAQATSVNTNLVGIKKATGVIPPNMAYNPPKIIEA, translated from the coding sequence ATGCTTGGTGCTGGCGCAGCTGTAAGCTTGGACGCTACTGAGCTTTTAAGCCCAGTTCAAAAGGTCGCTCACGCTAGTAACTTTGGGCCATTTTACGCTCTTACGCAAGATGGCAAGATCATAGATATCCTCCCTCATCCAATGGACAAACGCCCAACTGCAATGACAAAAATGTGGCTAGATAGAGTTTATTCTCCTACAAGGATCAAATATCCTTGCGTTAGAAAGTCTTATTTGGAGGGCAAAACTGGTCATGAAAAACTAAGAGGCAAAGAGGAGTTCGTACGTGTCAGCTGGGATGAGGCGCTAAAACTTGTAGCAAACAAGATCAAAGAGACCCCAAAAGAAAATATCTATAACGCTACATATATCGGCTGGAGTCATCCAGGAGGGATTCACTCATGTCCGTCGCTTTGTGGTAGGTTTTTTAACATAGCAAAACGTGGAGCTATCGGCACTGCTGGAGAATACAGCAACGGCGCAGCAGGAGCTGTGAATGTAGATATCATAGGGGACGTTGAAAAATACTCACTCCAAACAACCCACGAGCAAATTTTGCAAAACACCAAGACTTATGTTTTATGGGGAACTGATCTATTTAAATGCAATAAGATAGACACGAAAGTCCCGAGTCGCGAAAACGATCTTTATTACCCAAAATATGCAAAAAGTGGTATAAATTTTATCTCCATAGATCCAATCTACACAGAAACTGCTCAAATGCTAAATGCAAGATGGATCAAAATCCGTCCAAACACCGATATAGCATTAATGCTTGGTATGATGCACCACCTTTATACTAGTGGCAAATACGATAAAGAGTTTATCGCAAAATACACAGATGGATTTGATACATTCTTGCCTTATTTGCTCGGTAAAACAGATAAAATCCCAAAAACTCCAAAATGGGCAAGCAAAATCACAACAATAGATGAAAAAACAATAAAAGAATTAGCTGAACTTTTTGTCAAAGATAGAACGTTTTTAGCTGGTAACTGGGCGCTTCAAAGAGCCCAACACGGCGAAATGGCTGATTGGTGTTTGATAGTGCTAGCTAGTATGATAGGGCAGATTGGACTTGCTGGAGGTGGGGTTGGATTTTCTATGCATTTTGGCGGCGGCGGACAAGCTAGAGCCATAGTAGGCACTCCAGCTGGCATAAGCCAAGGAAGAAACAGAGTAGAAGACCGCATACCAGCCTCAAGAATTAGCGATGCTATCTTAAATCCGGGCAAAAAATACACTTACAAAGGTAAAGAAAGAGTCTATCCGACTGTAAAAGTAGCTTACGTCGCAGGATGTAGTATAGTAGGACACCACCCAGACACAAACAACATCATAAAAGCACTTCGCACGCTTGATACTTTTGTAGTTCAAGAGCCGTGGTGGACGCCAACGGCTAAGATGGCAGACATCGTGTTTCCAGCTTGCACCACTTTAGAGAGAAATGACATCGCAATGGGTGGAGTTCATGGCAAAAACGGAGTTTATGCGATGAAAAAAGCCATAGAGCCACTATATGAGTCAAAGAGCGATTTGGAGATATTTTCACTTCTTGCAAAAGAATTTGGTCAAAAAGTTTATGATAAATTCACAGATGAAAAACCAAATGAAATGGATAAGATAAAATACGAATACGATATCTCGCCAACAGCGCAGCTTATGAGCTTTGAAGAGTTTTGGCAGAGAGGATATATAGAGCTTCCAAGAGATGAAAAATCATATAAATTTGTCCGTCACGCTAAATTTAGAAGTGATCCAGTAGCAAACAAGCTAGCTACTATAAGTGGAAAGATCCAAATTACAGTTCCTAAATTTGCCGAGCTAAAATACAAGGATTTCACAGGCTATCCGACATGGATAGAGCCAGATGAGTGGCTTGGAGATAAAAATCGCAAGTACCCACTCCATTTGCTTAGCCCACATCCAAACTACAGAGTGCATTCTCAAGGAGACAACACCTATCTAAGGGCATTTTATAAGATAAATGATAGAGAGCCAGTCATGATAAATCCAAATGACGCTAAAAAATATGGCATAAGTCATGGCGACGTGGTAGAGATCTATAATGACAGAGGTAGAGTCCTAGCTGGAGCTTATGTGAGCGAAAATATAATAGAAGGCGTTATGGCACTGCAAGAAGGAGCATGGTACTGCCCTGAAAACACAATCGATGAAAATCCAAGATGTGTGAGCGGTCATATAAACGTGCTTACGAGCAATCGCCCAACTTCAAGCATGGCTCAAGCAACGAGTGTAAATACAAATTTAGTCGGTATCAAAAAAGCCACAGGCGTGATACCACCAAACATGGCTTACAATCCACCAAAAATAATAGAGGCATAA
- a CDS encoding response regulator transcription factor — MRMQSLNNINILVVEDDEITRAALKLGLKRSCNVYHEASNGLEGLEKFKKYKIDIIITDIHMPGLNGLDMIDEIKKLKPTQNFIVMTSYDTDENFFRSIKQGATQFIRKPISIEDVQNAIFIVLSKIGDKTIKLSENISVNLDRENIFVDDRQVFLTNLENKLLWLFCYNIDRVVTYEMIEEYAYSSSEVRKSSIHTAILRLKKHLDSINIENISGKGYSLRSYE, encoded by the coding sequence ATGAGAATGCAAAGTTTAAACAACATAAATATCTTAGTTGTCGAAGATGACGAGATAACAAGAGCTGCTCTAAAGCTTGGTCTAAAAAGAAGCTGCAATGTCTATCATGAAGCATCAAACGGGCTTGAGGGATTAGAAAAGTTCAAAAAATACAAGATAGATATCATCATCACAGATATTCATATGCCAGGACTAAACGGCCTTGATATGATAGATGAGATCAAAAAGCTAAAACCTACCCAAAACTTCATAGTTATGACTTCTTATGATACTGATGAGAACTTTTTTCGCTCAATCAAACAAGGTGCAACTCAGTTTATCAGAAAACCAATCAGCATAGAAGATGTGCAAAATGCGATATTTATCGTACTTTCTAAAATAGGTGATAAGACCATAAAGCTATCTGAAAATATCAGCGTAAATTTAGACAGAGAAAATATCTTTGTAGATGATAGGCAGGTGTTTTTGACAAATTTAGAGAATAAACTTTTATGGCTATTTTGCTACAACATCGATAGAGTCGTGACCTATGAGATGATAGAAGAGTATGCTTATAGCTCATCTGAAGTCAGAAAAAGCTCGATTCACACAGCGATTTTGCGTCTTAAAAAACACCTTGATAGTATCAATATCGAAAATATTTCTGGCAAGGGATACTCTCTAAGAAGCTATGAATAA
- a CDS encoding cation:dicarboxylate symporter family transporter — protein MVKKERSLFFRTITNLAFWVVLGIVLGIIVGFAWPDLGVASKPGIDWFIKILKWMIGPIIFLTIVSGIIGLESLKEVGSIGFKGFVYFEVVSTLALAVGIGAAMFFQPGTGMNLDVNALDPASVAKYIKDPKEVGSTLAILKSAIPSDPITPFIKANTLQVLFMALVTAVVLSFLPNNYKKACMKPLEFTQHYVLKILAWFMWFSPIAAYSAMAYLIGKFGLSSLLGMIQLLLVMAIACLIFIFVVLGIICYAAKINIFKFMRFIAKEVLVVFATSSSETALGPLMKKLEAAGISRGCVGLIIPTGYSFNLDCTNIYLSMSVIFLAQAFNIDLSFTHLLSILIILMITSKGAVGVTGSGFIVLAGTLGALHDVIPVVTVAVLLGVDKFMSEMRAVGNLCGNSVACLIVAIWDKKIDMEKFRYALDHPDEFSFHA, from the coding sequence ATGGTAAAAAAAGAACGATCACTTTTTTTTAGAACTATCACAAATCTTGCTTTTTGGGTTGTTCTAGGTATAGTCTTAGGTATCATTGTTGGTTTTGCATGGCCAGATCTTGGTGTGGCATCTAAACCAGGAATTGATTGGTTTATCAAAATTTTAAAATGGATGATCGGTCCTATCATATTTTTGACGATAGTATCTGGTATCATAGGTCTAGAGAGCTTAAAAGAAGTTGGTAGTATAGGCTTTAAAGGTTTTGTGTATTTTGAGGTTGTTAGTACGCTCGCACTTGCTGTTGGTATTGGTGCTGCGATGTTTTTCCAACCTGGTACTGGCATGAATCTTGATGTAAATGCTCTTGATCCTGCAAGTGTGGCAAAATATATCAAAGATCCTAAAGAAGTAGGCTCAACTCTAGCGATACTAAAAAGTGCGATCCCAAGCGATCCTATAACTCCATTTATCAAAGCAAACACATTGCAAGTTTTATTCATGGCGCTTGTCACTGCTGTAGTTTTGTCATTTTTGCCAAACAACTACAAAAAAGCTTGTATGAAACCACTAGAGTTTACTCAACACTATGTTCTTAAAATTTTGGCTTGGTTCATGTGGTTTAGCCCTATTGCTGCTTATTCTGCAATGGCGTATTTGATAGGTAAATTTGGTTTATCATCTTTGCTTGGCATGATTCAACTTTTACTAGTTATGGCGATAGCTTGTTTGATATTTATATTTGTGGTTCTTGGTATTATTTGCTACGCTGCAAAGATAAATATATTCAAATTTATGCGTTTTATCGCAAAAGAAGTTTTGGTCGTGTTCGCGACAAGCTCAAGCGAAACTGCTCTTGGGCCGCTAATGAAAAAGCTAGAAGCTGCTGGTATCTCAAGGGGTTGCGTTGGACTTATCATTCCAACAGGATATTCGTTTAACCTAGATTGTACAAATATCTACCTTTCAATGAGCGTTATTTTCTTAGCACAAGCTTTTAATATCGATCTTAGCTTTACGCATTTGCTTAGTATTTTGATCATCTTGATGATAACATCAAAAGGAGCCGTTGGTGTGACTGGTTCTGGATTTATCGTACTAGCTGGAACGCTTGGAGCATTGCATGATGTAATCCCTGTCGTGACTGTCGCGGTGCTGCTTGGCGTGGATAAATTTATGAGTGAGATGAGAGCTGTGGGTAACCTTTGTGGTAACTCAGTTGCTTGTTTGATCGTAGCTATCTGGGACAAAAAGATAGATATGGAAAAATTCCGCTACGCACTAGATCATCCAGATGAGTTCAGCTTCCATGCATAA
- a CDS encoding peptidylprolyl isomerase, whose protein sequence is MRNDELKVYDIDQNELAKLKFAVIKTDKGDMVAKLFGDDTPQAVMNFATLAKDGFYDGLNFHRVIPNFVIQGGCPFGTGTGGPGWRIKCECVGQKHRHLRGSLSMAHAGRDTGGSQFFVCHSPQPHLDGVHTVFGELVDDESKKVLDAIRQGDKIQTIEIKENL, encoded by the coding sequence ATGAGAAATGATGAATTAAAAGTATATGATATAGATCAAAATGAGCTTGCAAAACTTAAATTTGCTGTGATCAAAACAGATAAAGGCGATATGGTAGCTAAGCTTTTTGGAGATGACACTCCTCAGGCTGTTATGAACTTTGCAACACTTGCAAAAGATGGCTTTTATGATGGCTTAAATTTCCACAGAGTTATACCAAATTTCGTAATCCAAGGCGGATGTCCATTTGGTACTGGTACAGGCGGTCCTGGCTGGAGAATCAAATGCGAATGCGTAGGTCAAAAGCACAGGCACCTAAGAGGAAGCCTATCTATGGCTCACGCTGGACGTGACACTGGTGGAAGTCAGTTTTTTGTCTGTCATAGCCCACAACCACACTTAGACGGCGTTCATACTGTTTTTGGTGAGCTTGTTGATGATGAGAGCAAAAAAGTTTTAGACGCTATCAGACAAGGTGATAAAATTCAAACAATTGAAATAAAAGAAAATTTGTAA